The Hippoglossus stenolepis isolate QCI-W04-F060 chromosome 11, HSTE1.2, whole genome shotgun sequence genome includes a window with the following:
- the LOC118117861 gene encoding vang-like protein 2, with product MDNESQYSGYSYKSSHSRSSRKHRDRRDRHRSKSRDGSSRGDKSVTIQTPGEPLLDAESTRGDDRDDNWGETTTVVTGTSEHSISNEDLTRLSKDLEETTPLECKRFVGPILGGCLSFFALVTPLAFLILPQVLWRDALEPCGTPCEGLYVSLAFKLLVLLISSWALFLRPPRATLPRFFVFRCLLMVLVFLFVASYWLFYGVRVLEPRERDYRGIVEYAASLVDALLFIQYLALVLLEVRHLQPAFCLKVVRSTDGTSKFYNVGHLSIQRAAVWVLDRYYSDFPVYNPALLNLPKSILSKKMTGFKVYSLDENTTNNSTGQSRAMIAAAARRRDNSHNEFYYEEAEMDRRLRKRKARLVVAVEEAFTHIKRLHEDEVTSSPKHPREVMDPREAAQAIFAPMARAMQKYLRTTRQQAFHSMESILTHLQFCITHNMTPKAFLERYLSPGPSVQYQQQNGRGRQWTLVSEEPVTSALRQGLVFSLRRSDYSLVVSVTPLPFLRLGEEFIDPKSHKFVMRLQSETSV from the exons ATGGACAACGAGTCGCAGTACTCGGGCTACTCGTACAAGTCCTCCCACTCCCGAAGCTCCCGCAAGCACAG ggaTCGCAGGGATCGTCATCGCTCTAAAAGCCGAGACGGCAGCAGTCGAGGAGACAAGTCCGTCACCATCCAGACGCCCGGGGAGCCGCTGCTCGACGCAGAGTCGACCCGCGGAGATGACAGG GATGATAACTGGGGAGAAACCACCACGGTCGTCACCGGCACGTCGGAGCACAGCATCTCAAACGAGGACCTGACGCGCCTCTCCAAAGATCTGGAGGAAACGACTCCGCTGGAGTGCAAGCGTTTTGTCGGCCCGATTCTCGGAGGCTGCCTGAGCTTCTTCGCCCTCGTCACGCCTTTAGCCTTCCTCATCCTGCCGCAGGTCCTGTGGCGTGACGCCCTCGAGCCCTGCGGCACGCCCTGCGAAGGCCTCTACGTCTCCCTGGCCTTCAAGCTCCTGGTCCTGCTCATCTCCTCCTGGGCGCTGTTCCTCCGGCCCCCCCGCGCCACCCTGCCGCGCTTCTTCGTCTTCCGCTGCCTGCTGATGGTGCTGGTGTTCCTGTTCGTGGCGTCGTACTGGCTGTTCTATGGCGTGCGGGTGCTGGAGCCCAGGGAGCGGGACTACAGGGGGATAGTGGAGTACGCTGCCTCGCTGGTGGACGCTCTGCTCTTCATCCAGTACCTGGCTCTGGTGCTGCTGGAGGTCCGACACCTGCAGCCGGCCTTCTGCCTGAAGGTGGTCCGCAGCACGGACGGAACCAGCAAGTTCTACAACGTGGGCCACCTCAG TATCCAGCGAGCAGCTGTGTGGGTGTTGGACCGTTATTACAGCGACTTCCCCGTCTACAACCCGGCGCTGCTCAACCTGCCCAAGTCCATCCTGTCCAAGAAGATGACCGGCTTCAAGGTTTACTCCCTGGATG AAAACACCACCAACAATTCCACGGGTCAGTCCCGGGCCATGATCGCAGCTGCTGCCCGGAGGAGAGACAACTCCCACAACGAGTTTTACTACGAAGAGGCGGAGATGGATCGCAGGCTCCGCAAACGCAAGGCCAG GTTGGTGGTGGCGGTGGAAGAAGCCTTCACGCACATCAAGCGTCTCCACGAGGACGAGGTCACATCGTCGCCCAAACACCCGAGAGAGGTGATGGATCCTCGGGAGGCGGCTCAGGCCATCTTCGCTCCGATGGCGCGGGCCATGCAGAAGTATCTGCGGACCACCCGTCAGCAGGCGTTCCACAGCATGGAGAGCATCCTCACACACCTGCAGTTCTGCATCACGCACAACATGACGCCCAAG GCCTTCCTGGAGCGTTACCTCTCCCCTGGCCCCTCCGTGCAGTACCAGCAGCAGAATGGCAGGGGGCGCCAGTGGACCCTGGTGAGCGAGGAGCCGGTGACCTCTGCCCTGCGCCAGGGGCTGGTGTTCTCCCTGCGACGCTCGGACTATTCCCTGGTGGTCTCGGTCACGCCGCTCCCCTTCCTGCGGCTCGGCGAGGAATTCATCGACCCAAAGAGCCACAAGTTCGTGATGAGGCTGCAGTCGGAGACCTCGGTGTGA